GACGAGCCGATCGCCCACGAAATTCTATCTCTATTCAGCAAAAAACTAAACGGGATCAGGCTGAAACGACAATTTACCAATCCGGAGCAGGCATATCAATACCTGGCCAGCAATCATGTAGACCTGATCCTGCTGGATATAGAAATGGCGGATGTAAATGGTTTTTCTTTTTACAGATCGTTGCCACAGCGACCTATGGTGATCTTCACAACCGCGCATCCGGAGTATGCATTAGAAGGATTTAACGTAGCGGCGGTTGACTACCTGTTGAAACCCTTTTCGGAAGAGCGTTTTGAACAGGCGATCCTGAAAGCCGGTATGCAGAAAGATTTGCAGGAAATGGCGCACTCACTGACTATCAGGGCCGACTATGAAACGAGGAATGTGCAGCTGAAAGACATCCTTTATATCGAAGGGTTAAACAACTACGTTAAGATCTATACCACATCGGCCACACATCCCTTATTGTCGATGATGTCGCTGAAAGAGATGATGAGCCGCTTGCCGGGGCATCAGTTCATGCGCATACACAGATCTTACATCGTACCTCGCCCCAGGGTGAGCGCAATTACCAGCCGTTACGTCACGGTGGCAGGGAAAAAGCTGCCGGTAGGCGATACTTATCGAAGTAGTGTGATGACGATTCTCCAATAAAATAGCATGGTTTTCCCTTATTATTTTCTGCCGGCTATATAGGAATATAGATTTGTCAGATGAAGTATTTATTGCCTGTCACGCTACTTGCTTTTATTCCTTTGTCTGTCTGGTCACAGCCTCCCGGTCCCCCTATGCCAACCGGGCGTACGCAAAAAGTACTGCTTATTCTGAATGAAAAGACAGGAAAAACTGACACGGTTAAAATGGGTAATTTTATCAGGTTGTGGTTCTGGTCCGACAAGAAACTGAAGATGGAACAACCGCTTACCCGCACCGACTTAAGAAAACATACTTATTTTGTCGAATCCAACCTGATGGGAGTGACGGATAGTGCCCTTATATTTTTAAAACGGTCTCCATTTATCCCTGTACCACCCATTCCATTGCCTATCCCACTTCCCATCCGCCTGCCCAACAAGATCCCGATGCATGAATACGATACCATCAAATTGAGCCAGATCAAAGGTATCCGTATGGTCAACATGGGCCTGGAAGGCGCCGCTGTCGGTGTTACTATGGTTCCTGCCATGTCTATCGTACCGGATTACTTTACGACCTGGCCGGGCATGATGTTCATGCAACCCAGTATGTCTATTGTATCGACCTATGTGGGCGATGTGATGTTCCCAATGCATAAGGTGAACAGGGAACGGAAAAAGACCCATTATACCCTGGGCACCGGCGAAATACCAACGGATACCATGTACTATATCCAAAAGCGGAAGATGAATGGTGAAAACGATTATGAATGGGAAGTGGAAAGGCTGGAACGCTACGAAAAAATGTATAAACACATTAAAAAGGAGCTGTCAGACGAATTGCTGGATCATTATCAGGGGAATACCGTTTTCAGTATACCCCTGGGTGTTACCCTCATCCCGGATGGTTTCAGAAGCGGGGAAGATATGAAAACAAGGGTCAGTATCACTGAACGGAAGTTCTTCTTTGGCTTTGCTACTGAGAACTTTATCACCGACCGGCACCGCATCGGGAATGAATTGACCCTCAACAGGACGGAACGGTTTATGTCCATAACAGGTACCAACAGTATTGCCATCAATTCTTCAATGGGAATGATCCTGTCTAACTTCACTTACCTGAAGTGGGGCCTGAAAGGCATTTACAGTGAGGGGTACAAGCAGCGGCAATGGATTAAGATTCACCAGCTGGACGAAGAAATCGCTGCTTCCGAAGAGATAGACGATATAGAAACCGGGCTGCTGATGGCAAAGCGGAATTACTTCAGGTCCATGCTGGCAGCTGAGCCGAAACCCTACCTGCTATTCGGGGTAGGGGCCGTGAATACCACCCTGATCAAAGTAAAGGGCAGTGAGGCCAGCGGTATCGGCTCTACGGACTACTCCCAGCAGAAATTTGCACTGGAAGGTGGGTTTGGAATGTTCACCCGCGTGGGAAAACGCCTCACGTACGACTTTTCTGCCAAATACATCTGGACGCCGAAGTACAGTCCTTACATCGGCGGATTGGAGCGCTATAGCGGGTTTAGATTACAGCTGAACATCGGTTATATGTCAGGCGTGTCTTTTATGAGAATGAGGAGAATATTAAAGATGGCAAATACTAACAGAGATCCTAAAGGTGATGAATTAAAGCTATAAATTGGATATTTGATATTTTTTTATAATTTACGGTCCCATATTTTACTATCCTATGAGTATTGAAAAGATCGTATTTGACAAGGCGTATGACGGCCCTATTGATGCAGACATTGACTGGGTGGCCGGCGGAAATTTTGACGGCTATATCTACAAAACCACTTTACGTTTTACAGAAGAAAAGAATGAAGTAGTCCTCACTACTAAGATTGTAGACCAGTCCAGGTATGATGGAGAGGAATTTGATACAAATGATATCGGAACATTTTCAGTTTCTGACAAACGGGCAATTGTTTGCCAGTTCCCCGGTTTCGATATGAGAGGAAGATTCCTGGGCGAAAATTGCGAATTTATTGCGTTTTCTATCTGGTATAATAAGGACAGGACCCGCACTTACTCCAAGGTGTATACGCTTACAGCCGACTAAAATGCGTATCCTGCAGGGATGGAAATATCTTCAAAGAGGCAGGAGGAGGTATCTTTGAAGATACCCAAATCGTGCATTTCAAATTTGCAACAGGGGGTAGGTAGCGGGCGCAGCTAATCGGGGAATCTCTTACTGGATAGGTTCGCCGGTCTCTACAACAGCATTTCAGGTATCAAAAATTGTAGAGAAATCTCTTATATCATTCATTACTTGAAATTAATAAAAATTACTAATTTTGCGGCGCCCCAATAGCCGGGTGATTTACACTTATGTGCAAAGACCAGATTACCATTTTACTGGTAGATGATGATATTGAAGACCAGACACTACTTTCTGAAGCCATTCATAAAATAGCGCCAGCTATTTGTATTAAATTATTCAATAACGGGTCTGAGGTTTTACATTATTTATCTTCCAGGGAGGATGACACACCTTGTTTAATAGTATTGGATTACAACATGCCGGGCATCAATGGCCTACAGGTGCTGGAGCGGATTGGAGAAATCCACAGGCTCATCAGCATTCCCAAAATAGTTTGGAGTACGTCCAATTCTCATCACTTTAGAACACAATGTTTGAACGCCGGAGCATTCAGGTATATCGTAAAGCCGCAAAATCTGCATGACCTGAACCAGATTGCAGCGGATATTATTGATACTTGTGAGCGGGCGGCTTAGGTTATAAAAAATAATAGCGGGGCACCCCGCTATTATTTTTTATTTAATTGCCTGCTTCAGAAACTCGTTGTTGAGGTTGATATACTCCTGTATATTTTCTTTCTTTGCCAGCTCTATACTCTCTTTGGAAGAAGCAATTGCACCGGCTTTATCACCAGCTTTCAACTGTATCTTCGCTTTCCAGTATTTAATATAAAATACGTTTGGCTGTGCCTTGTCCATTTCATTGATCCATTCCAGCGCTTTTTTAGCATCGATATTATTGTCGTAATAATATTGTGCTGCCTGCATGTAAGGCTTCTTTTCTGTCGCCATAGCAGAATCAATGCTTGCCATGATCTCAGCTTTCTGATCGACCGTCATGTGCAGTTGCACCTGTGTATGATCCCATGAAATGCTCAATACAGCAGCAGCGGGCTTTACATTTTCGAAAGCCATGGTGTAAGTTTCTACTGCATAAGGCAGGGTTGATGGCTTTACATCAAAACGCAACAGATCGTCCTCTTTGCTGTAGGAATAGGAACCCCACTGATTGGATTTTTTGCTGATGATGATCGTCCATTTATCCTTTTCAGGAATAGCGAACAGGCCATAAGTTCCTGCTTCGATCTTGTGACCTTCTATGCTTACCGCATCTTCAAAGGTAATAGCAGGAATACCGTTCGCACCCAGTCTCCATACGGAACCGTAAGGTACCAGGCCACCAAAGATCTTACGACCATTCATGTTTGGACGGTTGTACTTTAATGTTACATCGTGAATACCTACTTTTTGTGTGATGCTGGTCTCGCTGCTGGCAGCTGGTACTTTCAAGGTTTGCGCATATATCCCGGTTGATAGTGAAAGGGATATAAGGGTGGTAATTATAGTTTTCATTGGGCAAATGTAGGCTAATTCTCTAACAGATGAATAGCGTCAGCAATCCTTAAAGCTGCCATGGAGTTGTTCACATGCAGCTTTTGCAGAATATTCTGCCGGTGCCTGTTCACCGTATACACACTAATAGAAAACCGCGTTGCAATCTCCTTACTGCTACTGCCAGTCCTGATCATACGCAGTACATCTTTTTCTCTTTCTGAGAGAATATCATTGACCTGTTGCCTGTCTGGCAACATGATTTTTCCCGTTCTTGAATTCACGATCCGCCCGAAATAATTATCACTTTCCACCTGCTGCGGAGGAAAATTGTACAGGCACAGCGCCATCCACACACTGCCATTATCCGCACTCCTGATATAGAACATACGGTGTTGCACTGGTACATATTCCTCCTGGGCATTCCGCATATGAAGAATACTGTTTACATAGTAATCGTATCGTTCATGATTCGGCAGGTCCTTCAGCATATGGAAGAATTGAAGTTCCATCGCATGTTTTGCTTCCAGGTCATCCGGCCGTATCCGGCTAAATAAATCTTCTTCCCAGATAGAGTCGACCTCCGATCCAATGTCCAGTCCCAATGCGGCCCCCACGCCACCGGAATAGATATAACTCCTGTTAGCCTTCAGGTCACTCAGTACCGCCACCGCATTTTCGATACCCGCATACATCTTCGCGACCAACTGGCACTGGGCCAGCGGAGAATCCTGTTGCGAAAAGGATTGCGTCAACAGCGTATCATTCAGTATATTTTGGTTATTATTAACCATTGCACGTTGCATAACCAGCATTTACATTTGCAAAAATAATAATTCAACAGGTATGAAAAAGATTCTCTGGACCGTAGCTTCCCTCATCGCCATGCAGAGCCTATCTGCACAGACCCTTGAGAAAATGCAGTGGTATAACGAACCCGCCAGATGGGATATTAAGGATAAGGCATTGACTATGTTCGTGACCCCGCAAACAGATTACTGGCGTATTTCCCACTATGGCTTTACGGTAGACGACGCTCCTTTTTATTATGCTAACTACGGCGGGGAATTTGAAGTAAAGGTAAAACTCACCGGCAATTATAAAGCACGTTTCGATCAGATGGGCCTGATGATCAGAACAGACCAGGAAAACTATATCAAGACAGGAGTGGAGTTTGTAGATGGTAAGTTCAATGTAAGCACCGTTGTGACCCACAAAACCAGCGACTGGTCTGTAACCACCCTGGAAAAGGTGCCGCCGTTCATCTGGATCAAAGCCGTAAGAAGACTGGATGCAGTAGAGATCTTTTACTCTTTTGACGATGTGAATTATGTCATGACCCGCAACTGTCCTTTGCAGGACAATCGCCCTGTAATGGTAGGTCTGATGGCTGCTTCTCCTGATGGACAGGGTTTCGAAGCAAAGTTCGATAACTTTACCGTAAAGCATTTACCTGACCAGCGTCGATTAGAGTGGTTGAATAAAAAATAAAACATTGTTGCATTTATTGGGGATGATCTTATATCTTTGCCGCGTGTCTGATAAGAGAAATATCATCTTCAAAAGATGTCTTGCCTGGTGCCTGCTTGCCTTACTGGCAGTAGTACACAGTGTAAAGATGTTCCACCACCATGCCGAACCGCAGGGGGAGGGGCGACAATTGCAGATAATTTCTTTTCAGCAGCCCGGTCATCATTGCGCCATTTGCGACTTTCACCTCACCAGAGATGTGGAGGTACCGGGTCTGCCCACTTATTTCCCTCCTTTACAGCCTGTCGTACAGCAGTATGTTGCATATACAGCAGGCTTTATTTCCCTCACCTCCCTTCACTACCCACTTCGCGGCCCGCCTGCAATAGCCTGACTGTTTTTTTTTTATGACGTGAACACCCGTTCGCGCAGGGCTTATTTTTTCAAAATATTACAATGAAGTGGACTATACCCGGCATATTATTGCTGTTATTTTGCGTGCTCCAAACTCACGCGCAGACACCATTAAATGAAGTAACCGTCACGGCATCCGCCATGCCGGTAGAGCTGCGAAAGATCTCATCCAGCGTCTCTATCATCAAGAGCAGTGATCCTGAGATGAAACAGATACAAACCATTGATGAGGCATTAAGATACATACCCGGCGTTGCAGTAGATCGAAACAGGGGATTGACCACTACTGGTTCTCACACCACTGTAACCCTGAGAGGTACTGGCTCCGCAGGGCGTACACTGATCCTGAAAGATGGCATTCCATTAAATGATACTTACACCGGTGGGGTTTCCTTATGGAACAGCATTGCGTCCAACAGTATTGCAAGAATTGAGGTTGTACGCGGTCCCGGGTCTTCTATTTACGGTTCCAGTTCTATGGGGGGTACGATTAATTTGGTGACTGAAAATCCCCGCAAACAAACCACGTTCGGCGCAGATGTACGCTATGGATCTATGAATACTTTAATCACTAATGTGAAAGCCGGTAAGCTCTTTAACAACGGCTTTGGCATTATTGCATTTATAGAGTATAAGAAAACAGGTGGTTACCAATACATGGCAGATAGCCTATGGAAAAGCTATTACCAAAAGCCAGTCATGGAATTATTAAATGCAAATGTAAAGGTCGTGTATCAGCTGAATGAACGATCCAAACTGGAAGGTATCGTAGACCTGCACACTGAAAACCCCGCTTCCGGTACATCCATATTATATAAGGAGAAAAACAATGTAGCCAATTTCCTCCTGCGGTATACAGGAAAAAATAACTGGTTCGACTATAGCGCTTCCGCTTATTATAATCATGAGAAAATGAATACGGATGCCCTGAATTACAATACGGAAAAAGGGGCCTTTAGCACTAACTATTATACAACTAATGTACCTGTTGATGTAATGGGTTTTATTGGGAAGATCAGCCGTAAAATAGGCGTAAATGACCTGACTATTGGCGGAGATATAAGATTAAATAAATTGTCATCAGAAAAATATTATTACGGCAAAGGCAATCAAAACTATTCCGGCAATCAGAATTTCTATTCCTTATTTATAAATGATGATCTGTCTGTAGGCAATTCCCTGAATTTCAATGTAGGCTTGCGCTGGGATAACTGGCACAATAACAATGGTAAATTTTACGATAACCAAAGTGGTACACCGACGGCTATTCATTACAGCAATGCTTCTTCGTCAGTATTGTCTCCCAAAGCAGGTGTAGTATATCGTATCAATGACCAGTTCCGGCTCAGGGCTGTATATGCCATGGGCTTCAAGGCGCCCAGTATGTATTACATGTACAATTCGTCACTGCTGGGTAGTACTTTCCGCTTAGGAAATCCGGATCTGAAACCTGAGCGGATGGTGTATTCTGTAGAAGCAGGTGCTGATTATACCATCGGTCAGGTGCTGGAAGTAGCTGCTACCGCTTACACATCCCGCTATAAAGACTTCCTGGATGCGGTGCTCATAGATGCTTCAAAGGTGCCCTCATACTTTGATCCGGGTTCATGGGCTGTACGTCAATACATTAATATCGGTGCAGTCCGGCTCTCAGGTATAGAGGCATCTGTACGTTACAAAGTGGCACCTTATCTCACCACGATACTGAGTTATTTCTACAATAACTCAAAGATCCTCAGGTACGAATCCAATACCGCCTACGAAGGCAATGAAATGGACGGCAACCCGCATCATCGATTGGATGGCGGTATCGCATTTTCAAAAGCCAAACTCTTTGATGCAAGTGTTTGGGTAAGGTATGCCGATAAAAGTTATGGTGATCTGGAAAATACCAAAGCAAGAGAGCTGGCAGCTACCACTGTATTTGATATAAGGGTCGCAAAACAGATCGCAAAATTCAATGTATATGCCAATGTTTTGAACCTGTTTGATAAGTTGTATTACGGCTACTATGGCTCTGCCACCAGTTATTATTATGCACCCCGCCGCTCATTTAATGTAGGCGTATCTTATAATTTATGAAGAAATCAGTGATCCTGTTATGGGCAATGTTATTTACCACAATTATATCCGCCCAGGTAAAAGTAAGCCTGGTCCTGTCTGACAATTTTAGTCAGACAGGTGCCAGGGTAAAGGAGTTATTGGCGAATGACTGCAATATGCATGTATTCTCCACAGCTTCTTATGATAGTGCACAGGCGGTATGGCTGGGGCAGTCTGATCTCATATTTGTATATATCCATGCCTCTTCGGTATTCGAACAGGTACGCCCACAAATAATAAAGGCAGTCTCACATGGCGCGAAAGTTTACGTACTGGGCACCACCCCCGATGAGGAAAGCTATAAAAAGGATGGTGTCATCTTCAACCAGAAGGTATTGAGCTACTTTGCGCAGGCGAGCCTGGAGAACCTTAAAAACATGGTACGCTTCTGCCTGAACAAAGACTTCAAAACCAACTTAGATTACAAAGACGTGATCCGCTACCCGGAGAATGCGATCTATAATCTTACCACCGATTCAGTATGTAGTAGTGTTGAAATTTATAAAAATACCTACAAACATTACAAACCCGGCCAGCCCTGGATCGGCCTCTATAGTTTTCGTTACGAGTTCCTGACAGGGCAACATGGATACATAGATAAACATGTGGAAGCGCTGGAACTGGCAGGGTACAATGTTATGCCTTTCTTTGGTTTCCCGATGGTAAATGCTTTAAAGCAATTCGGTGCTGATCTCAACCTGCTCATTACAGCATCTACCTTAACAGGATCATCTACAGAAGCATTACAGGAACAGTTTGCAAAAATGAAGATCCCTGTTATCAGTATTATTCAGTTAGATGGCAGTTATGAAGAATGGGCACATTCAAAGACGGGTCTCAGTATCTTTGCAAGAGGGATGTACCTGAGCAGACCTGAACTGACAGGACAAATACAACCTACGGTTACCAGTAGCCAGGAGTTAAGGAATGGCATCGTAGAAAAAACCGTCATTCCGGATCGTGTAAAACGCCTCGTAGACAGGATGACTGCCTTGATCAACCTGCAAAACCAACCTAACAAAGACAAACATATTGCAATCGTATATTATTCCAACCCTCCGGGTAAAGATAATGTAGGCGCCAGTTACCTGAATGTATTACCTGCCAGTATGGAAACGATTCTCCATAGAATGCAGCAGGAAGGATATAATTTAGGTAGTGATAGCTTGTCTGTATTCAAAGACGTAATGAAACAGGGACGGAACATCGGTACCTGGGCACCTGCCGAAATAGATCGTCTCGTGAAATATGGTCATCCTGTATTAGTTTCCATGGAAGAATACCAGCAGTGGTTTGCCACCCTAAGCGTATCTTTCCAGAAACAGGTGATTGCCAAATGGGGGGCACCTGCATTTTCGAAAATAATGACATGGCGCGATGCGCAGGGCAAAGCTTACTTTGTACTACCTGCTGTGCAATATGGCAATATTATGCTCCTCCCACAACCTGCCCGTGGCTGGGATCAGGATGTAAATACCATGTATCATGATATTACATTGCCACCACATCATCAGTATATCGCGTTTTATTTGTACCTGAAACATAAATACCATGCAGACGCGCTCATTCACCTGGGTACACATGGTACGCACGAGTGGCTGAGTGGGAAGGAAACAGGTTTGAATGATGATGATGCCCCCGAAGCACTGATCAATAACATGGTGAACATTTATCCCTACATCGTAGATGATGTAGGTGAAGGATTACAGGCAAAAAGAAGAGGGATGGCCATCGTGATCGATCATATGACACCACCATTTGATAGTGCAGGGTTAAACCCGCAGATGAAAGAATTAGGTGCGCTGATCAATGAATACATGGCTGCAAAAGAAAAGAGCGAGGTATTGGCAAATGCAAAACTAGGGGCCATCAAAGCACGCTGTGTCCAACTTTCCCTTACAAAAGAATTTAATAAAGGCATTCAATCGCTTGAACATTTCGTACAGGAAACAGGCGAAAAACAAACACCCTTTGGTCTCCATACTTTCGGTGTCTCGCCGCCTGATACCAACCGCAATGTCATTGCCAGTGGTCCTGCTGAAATGAATGCACTCATGGATGCCCTCAATGGAAAATACATCCCCGCAGGGCAGGGAAATGATCCTATTCGTAATCCTGCATCTCTGCCTACAGGGAAGAACTTTTATGCTTTCGATCCGGCTAAACTACCCTCTAAAGATGTATACAAAGCCGGCAGTGATCTGGCCGAAGAACTCATTGCCCGCTGTGATACTTTTCCTGAAAAGGTCACATTCAATCTTTGGTCTACAGAGACGATCCGGCATGAAGGCGTGATTGAATCACAGATATTACGGCTCATGGGGGTAGAACCTACTTACGATAGCTTTGGGCGGGTAAGCGGTGTAAAGCTTTCGCAGTTAAACCGTCCAAGAGTAGATGTCGTCATTATTCCATCTGGTTTATACAGGGATATGTTCCCTAATTTGATGGAACTTTTAGACAAAGCCGTCTCTCTTGTGAAAGAAGCAGATGAACCGGATAACTATGTGCGCAGGCATATTTTAGCTACCCAACAAAAACTAAAAGCCGGCGGTATCGACGACTCCCTCGCTGCCAGGCTCGCCGCTGTCAGAATGTTCTCCGTACCCAGTGGCGCCTACGGCACCGGCCTCGATGATGTGATCCAATCCTCAGGTACCTGGAATGATGAAACACAGGTATCTG
This Chitinophaga sancti DNA region includes the following protein-coding sequences:
- a CDS encoding cobaltochelatase subunit CobN — translated: MKKSVILLWAMLFTTIISAQVKVSLVLSDNFSQTGARVKELLANDCNMHVFSTASYDSAQAVWLGQSDLIFVYIHASSVFEQVRPQIIKAVSHGAKVYVLGTTPDEESYKKDGVIFNQKVLSYFAQASLENLKNMVRFCLNKDFKTNLDYKDVIRYPENAIYNLTTDSVCSSVEIYKNTYKHYKPGQPWIGLYSFRYEFLTGQHGYIDKHVEALELAGYNVMPFFGFPMVNALKQFGADLNLLITASTLTGSSTEALQEQFAKMKIPVISIIQLDGSYEEWAHSKTGLSIFARGMYLSRPELTGQIQPTVTSSQELRNGIVEKTVIPDRVKRLVDRMTALINLQNQPNKDKHIAIVYYSNPPGKDNVGASYLNVLPASMETILHRMQQEGYNLGSDSLSVFKDVMKQGRNIGTWAPAEIDRLVKYGHPVLVSMEEYQQWFATLSVSFQKQVIAKWGAPAFSKIMTWRDAQGKAYFVLPAVQYGNIMLLPQPARGWDQDVNTMYHDITLPPHHQYIAFYLYLKHKYHADALIHLGTHGTHEWLSGKETGLNDDDAPEALINNMVNIYPYIVDDVGEGLQAKRRGMAIVIDHMTPPFDSAGLNPQMKELGALINEYMAAKEKSEVLANAKLGAIKARCVQLSLTKEFNKGIQSLEHFVQETGEKQTPFGLHTFGVSPPDTNRNVIASGPAEMNALMDALNGKYIPAGQGNDPIRNPASLPTGKNFYAFDPAKLPSKDVYKAGSDLAEELIARCDTFPEKVTFNLWSTETIRHEGVIESQILRLMGVEPTYDSFGRVSGVKLSQLNRPRVDVVIIPSGLYRDMFPNLMELLDKAVSLVKEADEPDNYVRRHILATQQKLKAGGIDDSLAARLAAVRMFSVPSGAYGTGLDDVIQSSGTWNDETQVSDVYFNRMSHLYGQHFWGDKAEAIDSSLPQNLSMQLMKSTLSGTQVVVHSRSSNLYGALDNDDLFQYLGGAAMAIRAIDGKSPAVVISNLTKGKGVQESLDTYIGQELQSRYLNPRWIDKMLQEGYAGGRMINKVVANVWGWQVTVPEAIDENNWQQLYNTYINTRRKKQFAEGHNLYAYQVMISRMLEVVRKDYWHPDQSVTKNLVTEYIQTMRETGLSCNENVCGNEALSAFVKGQITNQKDLDDFNKIQQKSEQKAPATQLQFQSEKPGL
- a CDS encoding TonB-dependent receptor, whose protein sequence is MKWTIPGILLLLFCVLQTHAQTPLNEVTVTASAMPVELRKISSSVSIIKSSDPEMKQIQTIDEALRYIPGVAVDRNRGLTTTGSHTTVTLRGTGSAGRTLILKDGIPLNDTYTGGVSLWNSIASNSIARIEVVRGPGSSIYGSSSMGGTINLVTENPRKQTTFGADVRYGSMNTLITNVKAGKLFNNGFGIIAFIEYKKTGGYQYMADSLWKSYYQKPVMELLNANVKVVYQLNERSKLEGIVDLHTENPASGTSILYKEKNNVANFLLRYTGKNNWFDYSASAYYNHEKMNTDALNYNTEKGAFSTNYYTTNVPVDVMGFIGKISRKIGVNDLTIGGDIRLNKLSSEKYYYGKGNQNYSGNQNFYSLFINDDLSVGNSLNFNVGLRWDNWHNNNGKFYDNQSGTPTAIHYSNASSSVLSPKAGVVYRINDQFRLRAVYAMGFKAPSMYYMYNSSLLGSTFRLGNPDLKPERMVYSVEAGADYTIGQVLEVAATAYTSRYKDFLDAVLIDASKVPSYFDPGSWAVRQYINIGAVRLSGIEASVRYKVAPYLTTILSYFYNNSKILRYESNTAYEGNEMDGNPHHRLDGGIAFSKAKLFDASVWVRYADKSYGDLENTKARELAATTVFDIRVAKQIAKFNVYANVLNLFDKLYYGYYGSATSYYYAPRRSFNVGVSYNL
- a CDS encoding response regulator yields the protein MCKDQITILLVDDDIEDQTLLSEAIHKIAPAICIKLFNNGSEVLHYLSSREDDTPCLIVLDYNMPGINGLQVLERIGEIHRLISIPKIVWSTSNSHHFRTQCLNAGAFRYIVKPQNLHDLNQIAADIIDTCERAA
- a CDS encoding LytTR family DNA-binding domain-containing protein translates to MRPLDAITIDDEPIAHEILSLFSKKLNGIRLKRQFTNPEQAYQYLASNHVDLILLDIEMADVNGFSFYRSLPQRPMVIFTTAHPEYALEGFNVAAVDYLLKPFSEERFEQAILKAGMQKDLQEMAHSLTIRADYETRNVQLKDILYIEGLNNYVKIYTTSATHPLLSMMSLKEMMSRLPGHQFMRIHRSYIVPRPRVSAITSRYVTVAGKKLPVGDTYRSSVMTILQ
- a CDS encoding DUF2911 domain-containing protein, translated to MKTIITTLISLSLSTGIYAQTLKVPAASSETSITQKVGIHDVTLKYNRPNMNGRKIFGGLVPYGSVWRLGANGIPAITFEDAVSIEGHKIEAGTYGLFAIPEKDKWTIIISKKSNQWGSYSYSKEDDLLRFDVKPSTLPYAVETYTMAFENVKPAAAVLSISWDHTQVQLHMTVDQKAEIMASIDSAMATEKKPYMQAAQYYYDNNIDAKKALEWINEMDKAQPNVFYIKYWKAKIQLKAGDKAGAIASSKESIELAKKENIQEYINLNNEFLKQAIK
- a CDS encoding helix-turn-helix transcriptional regulator, which codes for MQRAMVNNNQNILNDTLLTQSFSQQDSPLAQCQLVAKMYAGIENAVAVLSDLKANRSYIYSGGVGAALGLDIGSEVDSIWEEDLFSRIRPDDLEAKHAMELQFFHMLKDLPNHERYDYYVNSILHMRNAQEEYVPVQHRMFYIRSADNGSVWMALCLYNFPPQQVESDNYFGRIVNSRTGKIMLPDRQQVNDILSEREKDVLRMIRTGSSSKEIATRFSISVYTVNRHRQNILQKLHVNNSMAALRIADAIHLLEN
- a CDS encoding DUF1349 domain-containing protein; this encodes MKKILWTVASLIAMQSLSAQTLEKMQWYNEPARWDIKDKALTMFVTPQTDYWRISHYGFTVDDAPFYYANYGGEFEVKVKLTGNYKARFDQMGLMIRTDQENYIKTGVEFVDGKFNVSTVVTHKTSDWSVTTLEKVPPFIWIKAVRRLDAVEIFYSFDDVNYVMTRNCPLQDNRPVMVGLMAASPDGQGFEAKFDNFTVKHLPDQRRLEWLNKK